Proteins found in one Gordonia sp. PDNC005 genomic segment:
- a CDS encoding helix-turn-helix transcriptional regulator, with protein sequence MTSPDSPSPEPSSRGVLRPDRLPQFDRVPATGRAAQWVRWFWISQWNLPDGAESAQDVIGFPALNIVVEPMTVSVSGATTRLSTRVLTGSGWAVGGLMRPAAVDWLAVEPATLVDEVVTRRLDVVSDPVRTIMRESRDPVAAAAAFSDALCSDAPVPGPDAVLADRIVTLIEGDATIVTVEQVGAAVGVSARTVQRLTLRYTGLTPLTLIRRRRLHEAAERVRNDQSSLAEIAADTGFTDHAHLTREFSRVLGFTPSAYRADASKD encoded by the coding sequence TTGACGTCGCCCGACTCTCCGTCGCCCGAGCCCTCGTCGCGGGGCGTCCTGCGACCGGACCGCCTCCCGCAGTTCGACCGGGTTCCCGCGACCGGACGGGCAGCGCAGTGGGTGCGATGGTTCTGGATCTCACAGTGGAATCTGCCCGACGGCGCCGAGTCGGCGCAGGACGTCATCGGGTTTCCCGCGCTCAACATCGTCGTCGAGCCGATGACGGTGTCGGTGTCCGGGGCGACCACGAGGTTGTCCACGCGAGTCCTGACCGGTTCGGGATGGGCGGTCGGCGGGCTGATGCGGCCTGCGGCGGTCGACTGGCTAGCAGTTGAGCCCGCGACTCTGGTCGACGAGGTGGTCACCAGACGCCTCGACGTCGTTTCAGACCCGGTGCGGACGATCATGCGAGAGTCTCGCGATCCGGTGGCGGCGGCCGCCGCATTCAGCGATGCCCTGTGCTCCGACGCTCCGGTGCCCGGCCCGGATGCAGTACTGGCGGACCGGATCGTCACGCTGATCGAAGGCGATGCCACGATCGTGACGGTCGAGCAGGTCGGCGCCGCCGTCGGAGTGAGTGCCAGGACGGTGCAGCGGTTGACGCTGCGATACACGGGCCTGACGCCTCTCACGTTGATCAGGCGTCGACGCCTCCATGAGGCGGCCGAGAGAGTTCGGAACGATCAGTCGTCACTGGCTGAGATCGCCGCCGACACCGGGTTCACCGACCACGCTCATCTGACCCGGGAGTTCTCACGAGTCCTCGGATTCACGCCGAGCGCCTATCGGGCCGACGCCTCGAAGGACTGA
- the trpD gene encoding anthranilate phosphoribosyltransferase yields MPEYSTPTHTWPQILGKATDGVDLTVAEASWAMREIMSDSATGAQIAAFGVGLKMKGVASDELLGLSDTMLSLANRIDFDGDAVDIVGTGGDRSHTVNISTMTSVVVAAAGVRVVKHGNRAASSKSGGADVLEALGVAITLGPDAVSSCLEEVGIGFCFAPVFHPAFRFTGPPRKEIGIPTVFNVLGPLTNPAGPTAGLIGCAFEDLAPVLAEAFAGRGNRTLVVRGDDGLDELTTTTTSTVWQVLDGRVNRLALDPRDLDIELVDLSALQGGDAVVNAGIARDLFAGVRGPVRDAVTLNAAAAIVAYEQTTLFDDASLVSALRSAQARVDDVLDSGAAARLLDQWATISTSLA; encoded by the coding sequence ATGCCCGAATACAGCACACCGACGCACACCTGGCCGCAGATCCTCGGGAAGGCGACCGACGGCGTCGACTTGACCGTGGCCGAGGCGTCGTGGGCCATGCGCGAGATCATGTCCGATTCGGCGACCGGGGCGCAGATCGCGGCGTTCGGCGTCGGCCTCAAGATGAAGGGTGTCGCTTCAGACGAGCTGCTCGGGCTCTCCGACACGATGCTGTCGCTCGCCAACCGCATCGACTTCGACGGCGACGCCGTCGACATAGTCGGTACCGGTGGCGACCGTTCGCACACGGTGAACATCTCGACGATGACGTCGGTCGTCGTGGCGGCCGCGGGAGTTCGCGTGGTGAAGCACGGGAATCGTGCGGCGTCGTCCAAGAGCGGAGGGGCGGACGTTCTCGAAGCCCTCGGTGTCGCCATCACCCTCGGGCCCGACGCGGTGAGCTCTTGTCTGGAAGAAGTCGGAATCGGCTTCTGTTTCGCTCCGGTCTTTCATCCCGCGTTCCGATTCACCGGACCGCCGCGCAAGGAGATCGGCATTCCAACGGTGTTCAACGTGCTCGGCCCGTTGACGAACCCGGCAGGCCCGACGGCTGGTCTCATCGGCTGCGCTTTCGAAGACCTGGCTCCGGTGCTTGCAGAGGCGTTCGCCGGCCGCGGAAACCGGACCCTCGTGGTTCGGGGCGACGACGGCCTCGATGAACTGACGACCACCACTACGTCCACGGTGTGGCAGGTTCTCGACGGCCGAGTGAATCGTTTGGCCCTCGATCCGCGCGACCTCGACATCGAGCTCGTGGACCTGTCTGCTCTGCAGGGCGGCGACGCCGTTGTGAACGCCGGGATCGCTCGTGACCTGTTCGCAGGTGTGCGCGGCCCGGTGCGGGACGCGGTGACCTTGAACGCCGCGGCCGCGATCGTCGCATACGAACAGACAACGCTGTTCGACGACGCGAGCCTGGTGTCGGCACTGCGCAGTGCACAAGCCAGGGTCGACGACGTTCTCGACTCCGGGGCCGCGGCGCGGCTGCTCGATCAGTGGGCGACGATCAGCACGTCACTGGCTTGA
- a CDS encoding heme-copper oxidase subunit III produces the protein MTSAVGNSGTAITSRVHSLNRPNMVSVGTIVWLSSELMFFAGLFAMYFVARANAADGWPQPPAHLNLALAVPVTLVLILSSVTCQYGVFAAEKGDVYGLRRWYTLTLAMGAFFVAGQAYEYYTLVGEGLTLSSNAYGSVFYMATGFHGMHVIGGLIAFVYLLIRTRMSKFTPAQATAAIVVSYYWHFVDVVWIALFVVIYFIR, from the coding sequence GTGACTAGCGCTGTGGGTAACTCCGGAACCGCCATCACCTCACGCGTGCACTCGCTGAACCGTCCGAACATGGTCAGCGTCGGCACCATCGTGTGGTTGTCGAGCGAGTTGATGTTCTTCGCCGGCCTGTTCGCGATGTATTTCGTCGCGCGGGCCAACGCTGCCGACGGCTGGCCTCAGCCGCCTGCTCACCTGAATTTGGCACTCGCCGTGCCGGTGACGCTCGTGCTGATCCTCAGCTCGGTCACCTGCCAGTACGGCGTGTTCGCGGCCGAGAAGGGTGACGTGTACGGCCTTCGCCGCTGGTACACGCTCACACTCGCGATGGGCGCGTTCTTCGTGGCAGGTCAGGCGTACGAGTACTACACGCTCGTCGGTGAGGGACTGACCCTCTCGTCGAACGCGTACGGCTCGGTCTTCTACATGGCTACCGGGTTCCACGGCATGCACGTCATCGGCGGTCTCATCGCCTTCGTGTACCTGCTGATCCGCACCCGCATGTCGAAGTTCACGCCCGCGCAGGCGACCGCTGCGATCGTCGTGTCGTACTACTGGCACTTCGTCGACGTCGTGTGGATCGCCCTCTTCGTAGTCATCTACTTCATCCGGTAG
- a CDS encoding cytochrome c: protein MRSSPPSSPDSSDETSGARAKARRKLRRRAAGTLFLFLGLVATGLIAGLISPKPQIATAEDKQVAMINAGKQLYSTSCITCHGTNLEGVPDRGPSLMGVGDAAVYFQVSTGRMPAARGEAQAQRKPAKFTEAQIDQLGAYIQAMGGGPRAAYVLDENGNVKRDENGFPELKMDQLRGTDLGRGSELFRLNCASCHNFTGRGGALSGGKFAPPLTDVNPQQLYTAMLTGPQNMPKFSNRQLSVEDKEDIIGYIRYADTANPSGGLGLGGFGPASEGLTMWVVGAAAIVAGAMWIGSRN, encoded by the coding sequence ATGAGATCATCTCCACCGAGTTCGCCGGATTCGAGCGACGAAACGTCAGGAGCGCGCGCCAAGGCGCGCCGCAAGCTGCGTCGACGCGCCGCCGGTACCCTCTTCCTCTTCCTCGGCCTCGTCGCCACCGGCTTGATCGCCGGGCTCATCAGCCCGAAGCCGCAGATCGCGACCGCTGAAGACAAGCAGGTCGCCATGATCAATGCCGGCAAGCAGCTGTACTCGACGTCGTGCATCACCTGCCACGGCACCAACCTCGAAGGCGTGCCGGACCGCGGTCCCTCGCTCATGGGTGTCGGCGACGCCGCCGTGTACTTCCAGGTCTCGACCGGCCGTATGCCCGCCGCTCGCGGTGAGGCTCAGGCACAGCGCAAGCCCGCCAAGTTCACCGAGGCTCAGATCGATCAGCTCGGTGCCTACATTCAGGCGATGGGCGGCGGTCCCCGCGCCGCATACGTTCTGGACGAGAACGGCAACGTCAAGCGCGACGAGAACGGCTTCCCGGAGCTCAAGATGGATCAGCTCCGTGGCACCGACCTCGGTCGCGGCTCCGAGCTCTTCCGCCTCAACTGCGCCTCCTGCCACAACTTCACCGGTCGTGGCGGCGCTCTGTCGGGCGGCAAGTTCGCTCCCCCGCTGACCGATGTGAACCCGCAGCAGCTGTACACGGCGATGCTCACCGGCCCGCAGAACATGCCGAAGTTCTCCAACCGGCAGCTGTCGGTCGAAGACAAGGAAGACATCATCGGCTACATCCGCTACGCGGACACGGCCAACCCGAGCGGCGGACTCGGCCTGGGCGGATTCGGCCCGGCCTCTGAGGGTCTGACCATGTGGGTCGTCGGCGCAGCTGCCATCGTCGCAGGCGCCATGTGGATTGGATCACGAAATTGA
- a CDS encoding ubiquinol-cytochrome c reductase iron-sulfur subunit → MSESNKDLPTAEELAAMSTEDKVRLGTNLDGVEIIHRTERFPEPGTRAEKRAEATVAIWFTLAGLLALAGMVLFIWNRWEFTMPEEEGYWAYTFYTPLLGVTFGGAILAFGFGVIQISKRFIPQEISVQDRHDGGSSEVDKQTIVAELSDTLQTSTLPRRKMIIGSAVFGVGAIGVSAGVAALGGFIKNPWAKREDADLWHSGWSTNHSEKPGETVFLRRDTGNPYQVVLVRPEDLDAGAMETVFPWRVSDGYGDTEHSRHKLLEGLRAVRNPVMLIRLRPEDNKRVVKRRGQESFNFGDYYAYTKVCSHLGCPTSLYEQQTQRILCPCHQSQFNALEYGKPVFGPAARALAQLPITVNNQGYLVANTAINGGDFIEPVGPAFWERKS, encoded by the coding sequence TTGAGCGAGTCGAACAAGGACCTCCCGACCGCTGAGGAACTCGCGGCGATGTCCACCGAGGACAAGGTTCGTCTCGGCACGAACCTCGACGGTGTGGAGATCATCCACCGCACCGAGCGGTTCCCTGAACCGGGCACCCGCGCCGAGAAGCGCGCCGAGGCGACTGTCGCCATCTGGTTCACCCTCGCCGGGCTGCTCGCCCTTGCGGGAATGGTTCTCTTCATCTGGAACCGGTGGGAATTCACCATGCCGGAAGAAGAGGGCTACTGGGCCTACACGTTCTACACCCCGTTGCTCGGCGTCACCTTCGGCGGCGCGATCCTGGCGTTCGGTTTCGGCGTCATCCAGATCTCCAAGCGCTTCATCCCGCAGGAGATCTCGGTGCAGGACCGCCACGACGGCGGCTCGAGCGAGGTCGACAAGCAGACGATCGTCGCTGAACTCAGCGACACCCTGCAGACCAGCACACTCCCCCGCCGCAAGATGATCATCGGCTCCGCCGTGTTCGGCGTCGGAGCGATCGGTGTGTCGGCGGGCGTCGCAGCTCTGGGCGGTTTCATCAAGAACCCCTGGGCCAAGCGCGAAGACGCCGATCTCTGGCACTCGGGCTGGTCGACCAACCACAGCGAGAAGCCGGGCGAGACCGTCTTCCTGCGTCGCGACACCGGCAACCCGTACCAGGTCGTCCTGGTGCGCCCGGAGGATCTCGACGCAGGCGCCATGGAAACGGTCTTCCCGTGGCGCGTCTCGGACGGCTACGGCGACACCGAGCATTCGCGTCACAAGCTGCTCGAAGGCCTCCGTGCCGTCCGCAACCCCGTGATGCTGATCCGCCTCCGTCCCGAGGACAACAAGCGGGTCGTCAAGCGCCGTGGCCAGGAGAGCTTCAACTTCGGCGACTACTACGCGTACACAAAGGTGTGCAGCCACCTCGGTTGCCCCACCTCGCTGTACGAGCAGCAGACGCAGCGCATCCTGTGCCCGTGCCACCAGTCGCAGTTCAACGCGCTCGAGTACGGAAAGCCGGTCTTCGGTCCCGCCGCCCGCGCTCTCGCTCAGCTGCCTATCACTGTCAACAACCAGGGCTACTTGGTCGCCAACACCGCTATCAACGGCGGCGACTTCATCGAGCCTGTCGGACCGGCATTCTGGGAGCGTAAGTCATGA
- a CDS encoding cytochrome bc complex cytochrome b subunit translates to MTIADRLATQAEEVDSRYHLAAGMRRQINKVFPTHWSFMLGEVSLYSFIILLLSGVYLTFFFDPSMAHVTYEGAYQPLNGVTMSRAYETTLDLSFEVRGGLFVRQIHHWAALLFAASIILHMMRIFFTGAFRRPREANWVIGCFLLLLAMFEGFFGYSLPDDLLSGTGVRAAMSGIVLGIPLIGTWVHWALFGGDFPGDIIIPRLYVLHVLLFPAIILALIGAHLALVWYQKHTQFPGPGRTEKNVVGVRILPVFAAKGGAFFAIVFGVLAVMAGIFQINPVWNIGPYNPAQVSAGSQPDIYMMWTDGFARLMPAWELYLGNYTIPAIFWVVLVIGVLFGLLFGYPWIEKALTGDTAHHNLLQRPRDTPVRTAAGAMALTFYIILTLMCMNDIIALKFHISLNATTWMGRIGLIVLPPLVYFITYRWALSLQRSDRDVLSHGIETGIIRREPKGEYIEMHQPLGPVDDHGHPIPLPYEGAALPKRMNKLGSAGAPGTGTVLVPDSLEEQATNRRIAHENHDAEKKALQELQEKGGNPLA, encoded by the coding sequence ATGACGATCGCCGATCGCCTCGCCACGCAGGCAGAAGAGGTCGACTCGAGGTACCACCTGGCTGCGGGCATGCGCCGCCAGATCAACAAGGTCTTCCCCACGCATTGGTCGTTCATGCTGGGCGAGGTCTCGCTCTACAGCTTCATCATCCTGCTGCTGTCGGGCGTGTACCTGACGTTCTTCTTCGATCCGTCGATGGCGCACGTCACGTACGAAGGCGCATATCAGCCGCTCAACGGCGTCACGATGAGCCGTGCGTACGAGACCACGCTCGACCTCTCGTTCGAGGTCCGCGGCGGTCTGTTCGTCCGCCAGATCCACCACTGGGCGGCTCTGCTGTTCGCTGCGTCGATCATCCTGCACATGATGCGCATCTTCTTCACCGGCGCGTTCCGTCGCCCGCGTGAGGCGAACTGGGTCATCGGCTGCTTCCTGCTGCTGCTGGCGATGTTCGAGGGCTTCTTCGGTTACTCGCTCCCCGACGATCTGCTGTCGGGCACGGGTGTCCGAGCCGCCATGTCGGGCATCGTCCTGGGCATTCCGTTGATCGGCACCTGGGTCCACTGGGCTCTGTTCGGTGGCGACTTCCCCGGCGACATCATCATCCCGCGCCTGTACGTGCTGCACGTGCTGCTGTTCCCGGCCATCATCCTGGCCCTGATCGGCGCTCACCTCGCACTCGTCTGGTACCAGAAGCACACGCAGTTCCCCGGCCCCGGCCGCACCGAGAAGAACGTCGTCGGCGTTCGCATCCTCCCGGTGTTCGCTGCCAAGGGCGGCGCGTTCTTCGCGATCGTGTTCGGTGTCCTCGCCGTCATGGCCGGCATCTTCCAGATCAACCCGGTCTGGAACATCGGACCGTACAACCCGGCGCAGGTGTCGGCGGGTTCGCAGCCGGACATCTACATGATGTGGACGGACGGTTTCGCTCGACTGATGCCTGCCTGGGAGCTCTACCTGGGCAACTACACGATCCCCGCCATCTTCTGGGTGGTCCTGGTGATCGGCGTGCTGTTCGGTCTGCTCTTCGGTTACCCGTGGATCGAGAAGGCCCTCACCGGCGACACTGCACACCACAACCTGCTGCAGCGTCCCCGTGACACCCCGGTTCGCACCGCCGCCGGCGCGATGGCCCTGACGTTCTACATCATCCTCACGCTGATGTGCATGAACGACATCATCGCCCTGAAGTTCCACATCTCGCTGAACGCGACGACGTGGATGGGTCGAATCGGCCTGATCGTCCTGCCGCCGCTGGTGTACTTCATCACCTACCGTTGGGCACTGTCTCTGCAGCGCAGCGACCGCGACGTTCTCTCCCACGGCATCGAGACGGGCATCATCCGTCGCGAGCCGAAGGGCGAGTACATCGAGATGCACCAGCCGCTGGGCCCGGTGGACGATCACGGCCACCCGATCCCGCTGCCCTACGAGGGTGCGGCGCTGCCGAAGCGCATGAACAAGCTCGGCTCGGCCGGCGCCCCCGGCACCGGTACCGTCCTCGTCCCGGACTCTCTCGAGGAGCAGGCGACCAACCGTCGTATCGCTCACGAGAACCACGACGCCGAGAAGAAGGCGCTCCAGGAACTTCAGGAAAAGGGCGGAAACCCGCTCGCCTGA
- a CDS encoding type IV toxin-antitoxin system AbiEi family antitoxin domain-containing protein: protein MWTTDGNGVVRRSEALDAGRTDADIRQAVRRGELLVACRGLYIPRCSLPVEKWRLEQEVYKRRCLSEADAGAVLSHQSAAAVLGLAMLEPDMSRVHVSVQTSANGKRRATRHIHTSLDENDVISLDGFLVTSPARSAVDVALTSDFAGALAVFDSALRIGVDRAELQDRLESGRRRGIVRARVALRYANGLAANPGESWSRAQMIEARLPVPSLQSEITVEGRTYFSDFDWDLLVIGEFDGQGKYLANLRPGEEVADAVLREKDRENALRRMGFEIVRWDWTVAKRRQVAARVRPYLDAAGLL from the coding sequence ATGTGGACGACAGATGGTAACGGCGTGGTCAGACGGTCCGAGGCGCTCGACGCAGGCCGTACAGACGCGGACATCCGACAGGCGGTCCGGAGAGGAGAACTCCTCGTCGCCTGCCGGGGTTTGTACATACCCAGATGCAGTCTGCCCGTCGAGAAGTGGCGCCTCGAACAAGAGGTCTATAAACGACGCTGCCTCTCCGAAGCCGACGCCGGGGCCGTCCTCAGTCACCAGTCCGCTGCTGCCGTCCTCGGCCTGGCGATGCTGGAACCGGACATGAGCCGTGTCCACGTGTCAGTACAAACCTCAGCCAACGGGAAACGCCGCGCCACGCGGCACATCCACACCAGCCTTGACGAGAATGATGTCATCTCCCTGGACGGCTTCCTGGTCACCAGTCCGGCACGCAGCGCTGTGGACGTAGCGCTGACCTCCGATTTCGCAGGTGCCCTCGCCGTGTTCGATTCTGCGCTGCGAATCGGAGTCGACCGTGCTGAACTCCAGGACCGCCTCGAGTCGGGCCGCCGACGAGGCATAGTCCGAGCGCGTGTTGCGCTGCGGTACGCGAACGGATTGGCCGCGAACCCCGGCGAATCGTGGAGCCGGGCTCAGATGATCGAGGCACGCTTGCCAGTTCCCAGCCTGCAGTCCGAGATCACCGTCGAAGGCCGCACCTACTTCAGCGACTTCGACTGGGATCTGCTGGTCATCGGCGAGTTCGACGGCCAAGGCAAGTACCTGGCGAACCTCCGCCCGGGCGAAGAGGTTGCTGATGCGGTCCTGCGGGAGAAGGACCGCGAGAACGCGCTACGCCGGATGGGCTTCGAGATCGTCCGCTGGGACTGGACTGTCGCGAAACGTCGACAAGTCGCTGCGCGTGTTCGCCCGTACTTGGACGCCGCCGGTCTGTTGTGA
- a CDS encoding GNAT family N-acetyltransferase — translation MRLCHTHELADDDRSALFSFLDEAFEHDFEASDFDHALGGVHVIAEDADGVVGHAAVVQRQLVAGDDVYRVGYVEAVAVASRMRRRGIGEALMSRIDEIVRSAYDLGALGASDDGMPLYLRRGWEPWTGPLGALTPNGVTMTPDDEGGVLILRTPSTVSIDTSARLLCDWRAGDVW, via the coding sequence GTGCGGCTTTGTCATACCCACGAACTGGCCGACGATGATCGGTCGGCGCTGTTCTCATTCTTGGACGAAGCGTTCGAACACGACTTCGAGGCCTCCGACTTCGACCATGCTCTCGGTGGCGTCCACGTCATCGCGGAGGACGCCGACGGTGTTGTCGGTCACGCGGCGGTTGTCCAGCGTCAGCTGGTCGCAGGAGACGACGTGTATCGCGTCGGCTATGTAGAAGCCGTTGCCGTGGCCTCCCGCATGCGTCGCCGGGGGATCGGCGAGGCGCTGATGTCGCGGATCGACGAGATAGTCCGCAGTGCGTACGACCTCGGGGCGCTGGGGGCGTCGGACGACGGAATGCCGCTCTATCTCCGACGCGGCTGGGAGCCGTGGACAGGTCCACTGGGCGCCCTGACACCGAACGGTGTGACGATGACACCGGACGACGAGGGAGGGGTCCTCATCCTCCGGACTCCGTCCACAGTCTCCATTGACACGAGCGCACGCCTCCTCTGCGACTGGCGCGCCGGCGACGTCTGGTAA
- a CDS encoding cytochrome c oxidase subunit 4 — MKIEARLFEVLAVFFILMGVIYAVCTYYYRTGVEWTGVTCMFFAGGLALIAGTYFRFVARRVEIRPEDYDDAEIEDGAGELGFFSPHSYWPIAIAAGASLFAIGFATGNFWFSITMVAVILAAVAGLVFEYHVGPEKH, encoded by the coding sequence ATGAAGATCGAAGCACGCCTCTTCGAGGTCCTCGCAGTCTTCTTCATTCTGATGGGCGTCATCTACGCCGTCTGCACCTACTACTACCGGACGGGCGTCGAATGGACCGGCGTCACGTGCATGTTCTTCGCGGGTGGTCTGGCTCTGATCGCGGGAACGTACTTCCGGTTCGTTGCTCGTCGTGTTGAGATCCGCCCTGAGGACTACGACGACGCCGAGATCGAAGACGGCGCCGGCGAGCTGGGCTTCTTCAGCCCGCACAGCTACTGGCCCATCGCAATCGCCGCAGGCGCCTCGCTCTTCGCGATCGGGTTCGCGACCGGCAACTTCTGGTTCTCGATCACCATGGTGGCCGTGATCCTCGCTGCTGTCGCAGGCCTCGTGTTCGAGTACCACGTCGGACCTGAGAAGCACTGA
- a CDS encoding cytochrome c oxidase subunit II gives MKLTNRGRPSVRRGVPTSRTIKRLSALAVLGVVVLMTSGCSAEEAMRFGWPAGVTSEAKDMAEFWTWSVIAALAMGVFVWALIFWTITFHRAKAVDSEDQEIPRQTAYNVPLELAYTAIPFVLIAVMFYFTVVVQNKVEAKEDNPAVVVDVTAFQWNWKFGYNSVNVNGRQLVDAKDSKKGSAFDLQIPKFREHEGEKEEIKGAAGGRSNEERKYLAFDQIETLGSSSEIPILVLPTDTRIQFDLAAADVVHSFWVPEFLFKRDVMPFPEQNHTDSSFQISGIDREGAFVGRCAEMCGTYHAMMNFEVRAVSPEVFARYIEFRKANPEAPNSEALQAVCQQPRSVTTVPFDTRRVSNGTTPSDLGDANNTALAGCTPAEGGKN, from the coding sequence GTGAAATTGACGAACCGTGGACGGCCGTCTGTGCGACGTGGGGTACCCACGTCGCGCACGATCAAGCGACTCAGTGCCCTCGCGGTCCTGGGTGTCGTCGTGCTGATGACCTCGGGCTGCAGTGCCGAAGAAGCGATGCGCTTCGGATGGCCTGCGGGCGTGACCAGCGAAGCCAAGGACATGGCCGAATTCTGGACGTGGTCGGTCATCGCCGCCCTCGCCATGGGTGTGTTCGTGTGGGCCCTCATCTTCTGGACCATCACATTCCACCGCGCGAAGGCAGTCGACTCCGAGGATCAGGAGATCCCGCGTCAGACGGCCTACAACGTGCCGCTCGAACTGGCGTACACCGCGATCCCGTTCGTGCTGATCGCCGTGATGTTCTACTTCACCGTCGTCGTCCAGAACAAGGTCGAGGCGAAGGAAGACAATCCCGCCGTCGTCGTCGACGTGACCGCGTTCCAGTGGAACTGGAAGTTCGGGTACAACTCGGTCAACGTGAACGGCCGGCAGCTCGTCGACGCCAAGGACTCGAAGAAGGGCTCGGCGTTCGACCTGCAGATCCCGAAGTTCCGCGAGCACGAGGGTGAGAAGGAAGAGATCAAGGGCGCCGCAGGCGGCCGGTCGAACGAGGAGCGCAAGTACCTCGCCTTCGATCAGATCGAGACCCTTGGTTCGTCGTCGGAGATCCCGATCCTGGTCCTGCCGACCGACACCCGCATCCAGTTCGATCTCGCGGCGGCCGACGTCGTCCACTCGTTCTGGGTTCCGGAGTTCCTCTTCAAGCGCGACGTCATGCCGTTCCCGGAGCAGAACCACACGGATTCGTCGTTCCAGATCAGCGGTATCGATCGTGAAGGCGCCTTCGTCGGACGCTGCGCGGAGATGTGCGGCACCTACCACGCGATGATGAACTTCGAGGTTCGGGCCGTGAGTCCCGAGGTGTTCGCTCGCTACATCGAATTCCGCAAGGCCAACCCGGAGGCTCCGAACTCGGAGGCACTGCAGGCGGTCTGCCAGCAGCCGCGTTCGGTGACGACGGTTCCGTTCGACACGCGCCGCGTCTCGAATGGCACGACTCCGTCGGATCTCGGCGATGCGAACAACACCGCACTGGCCGGATGCACTCCGGCCGAGGGAGGTAAGAACTGA